In the genome of Dermatobacter hominis, the window GCGGCCCTGGGCGACTCGGGCACGACGGCCTCGACCTCGGCGCGGACGCCGGTGCCGGCCGCGAGCGGGTCGACCAGACGCCGGTAGGAGCCGGCGGGGGCCGGCCACGTGAGCACCGCAGACAGGCGCTGCAGGGCGGACCGGACGGAGGGAGGGGCGGCTGCCGTCGCCATGAGGTGAACTTACCGGGGGTAACAAACTCGGTCAACAGTCGTTCACTGAAACCGGCCGGTCGCCTGTCACAACGGTACGGTGGGCGGGTGACGCAGCGCTCGAGGGAGCAACCTTCCCGCGAACAGGGTGGACCAGCACCGCTCGGGACCGGGGCCGCACCGGTGCGGCGGGGTGACGGCCCGGCGCAGGACGAGGCCGCCCCGCCGAGGCCGAGGGCCGAGCCGAGGGAGCGCCAGAAGGCGCGGACGCGGCGGGCGATCCTCGACGCGGCGCTGCGGCTCCTCGGTGGCGAGCGCAGCTTCACGAGCCTGAGCCTGCGGGAGCTCACGAAGGAGGCGGGGCTGTCGCCGGCCGCCTTCTACCGGCACTTCGACACCATGGAGGCGCTCGGGCTCGCGCTCGTCGACGAGTCCTTCGCGACCCTCCGGCGCACGATGCGCGACATCCGGACCGAACCGGCGGGCACCTCGCACCTGGTCCGGACGTCGGTCGACACGTTCCTCGGCTACGTGCTGACCCACGAGGAGCACTTCCGCTTCATCGCGAAGGAGCGCTACGGCGGGTCCACCACGCTCCGGACGGCCATCCGCCAGGAGGTGCGGCTGTTCACCAGCGAGCTCGCGACCGACCTGGCCCGGTGGGCGACGCTCACGTCGGTCAGCACAGGCGACCTGCAACTCCTCGCCGGCCTGGTCGTGCAGGCGGTGATGTTCGCGACCGAGCTCACGCTCGACACCGACCCCGACGACGACGAGCGGCTCGCGGCGATCGCCGACGACGCGACCCGTCAGCTGCTCATGGTGCTGGTCGGGATGGATCGCTGGCGCTCGGAGAGCTGACGTCGGACCGCTCGTCCGGTCGCTCGCCGAGCACCGCGAACCCGACGATCGGCAGCACCAGCACCGAGAGCATGCCCGCCCCCACGAGCGCGGCCGCGTTGCTCGGGCGCATGTCCTTCGTCTCGAGCCCGATCTGGGTGATCACGACGAGCAGCGGCAGGGTCGTCGACTGCAGGACGCCGAGCGCGACGCGCTGCCGCGTCGGGAGCGTGCGCCGGTAGACGACCATCGCCGGCAGCCCCCGCACCACGAGGAACAGCGCGAGGAAGAGCGGTACGCGGGCGGCGACGTCCCAGCTGGAGGTCAGGGCGTCGAGGTCGAACTGCATCCCGCTGACGATGAAGAACACGGGGATCAGGAACCCGAAGCCGATCGACTGGAGCTTCGTCCCGAGCAGCTTGGACTGGTCCGGCGGGAACAGCACGCGGCCGATGAGCCCGGCCGCGAACGCCCCGAGCAGCATGTCGAGGCCCAGGTGGACGGCGACGACGACCATGGCCGTCGTCAGGAGGATGACCACGCGGACCGGGAGCTGCGAGGAGCTCTCGAGGTGCCGTTCCATCACCTCGACGAACCGTGGGGGCCGCGGCCGCTCCACGATCCACGCCAGCCCGAGCGCCAGCAGCACGAAGACGATGAGCAGGAGCCCCTCGGTCGTCGGGCTCGAGGTCCCCAGGAAGATCGTCACCGCCAGCACCGGTCCGAACTCGCCGACCGCGCCGGCCGACACCAGGAGGTCCCCGAAGCGGGTGCCGACCAGCCCCCGGTCCTGGAGCATAGGCAGCAGGGTGCCGATGGCGGTGGTGGTGAGCGCCAGGCCGATCAGGAGCTCCGACAGCACGAAGCCCGTGGCGACGAGCACGCCGGCGACGCCGAGGCCGAGCACGACGGTCACCACCCAGCCGGTCGCGGCGCGGTTGAACGGCTCGCCCTTGATGCGGCGGAGGTCGAGCTCGTAGCCGGCGACGTAGAAGAGGAAGGCGAGGCCGAGCGTGCTGAGGCCGTCGACGAACCCGTCCACCTCGGCCAGGCCGAGGACGGCCGGGCCGATCACGATGCCGAGCAGCAGCTCGAACAGGACGCTCGGGATCCGCCACCGCGCCACGAGCTCGGACAGCACCGGGGCGAGGACGGCGGCGAGGGCGATCAGCAGCAGGCTCGTCGCGGTCTCGCCGGTCACGGCGAGAGACTAGGTGCGGCGCCGCCGGCCGCCCGGCCCGCGGCGACCGTGGTCGGTCCCGGGTGGACGCTCGTCAGTACGGATCGTTGACGGTGCTCGTGTCCGAGCTGCTCGCCGTCCAGGTGATGCCGGTGCCCTCGACGTCGGTGATCGTCACCCGCAGCTGGGAGTCGTTGGTGTCGAGGTCGCGGACGTTGAAGCTCGCCACGCCCGAGGAGCTGGTCGTGACCTCGAGCGCCGAGCTGACCGTCACCCACCGCTTCTCGGCACTGTCGTAGCGCTCGACCTTCAGCGTCACGGTCGCGCCCGACACGGCCTTGCCGTTCGCCTTGACGGTGACCGTCCCGTCGACCTCCCAGTAGTTCTTGCCGCGGTTCTTGTAGGTGCCGGTCGTGAGGGCGGGCGCCGTGGTGGTCGCCTTCGGGATGGTCGTCGTGGTCGTCGGCGGCTTCGTCGTCGTGGTGGTGGGCGGTGTCGTCGTCGTGGTGGTCGGCGGCCTGGTCGTGGTGGTGGTCGGCGGGGTCGTGGTGGTGGTGGTCGTCGTGGTCGTCGTCGTCGTGGTGGTGGTCGTGGTCGACTCCTCCTCGTCCGGCGCGGTCGTGGTGGACCTCGGGGAGGCGACGCCGGCGGCCACGGTGCCCATCTCGGTCTTGGCCGTGTCGTTCAGGAACGAGATGCCGCCCCAGGCGGGGAGGATGAAGACGGCGACGATGACGGCGTACTCGACGAGGGTCGCCCCTCGCTCGTCGGCCGTGGCCCGGGCGCGGAGGCGGCCGGAGAGTGCAGCGCGGATCCCACTCATGGGATCCAGTCTGAGGGGCGTTCGGTTCGCCGCACATGAGCCGTCCAGACGTTCGCAGTGAGCCGTTGGGCCTACAGTCCGCCCGATGGAAGCGACGAGCGATGGACGATCGGGACTGGGGCGAGCTCGACGGGGTCGCGATCCGGTTCCCGATGGTCGTCGAGGAGATGCGATCGGCCACGCTGACCTTCACCGTGCCGATCGGCCCGGCCCGGGCCCTCCTGCCCGGCGACGCCTTCGAGGTGCTCGAGGTGGCGCCCGATCGGGCGATGCTGGTGATCGCCCTGTGCGACTACGTCCGCAACCCGTGGGGCGACTACGACGAGGTGAACCTCGGCCTGCTCGTGCACCCGGTCGGTCACCCCGAGCTGGCCGGCGCGTTCCAGTGGCGGATGCCGGTCGACCAGGAGTTCACGTGCAAGGCGGGCAACCTCGTGATGGGCCTGCCCAAGACCGTCGAGGACCTGACGTTCGACTACTCGGCCGGGCCCGGCGAGGGCACCGTGACCGTGCGCCTCGTGATGTCGGACGAGCCCGCGGGATCGACGACGCTCCTCGTCCGCCTGCCGCGGCCGTCGGTCGAGGGCGTGGAGCCGGCGGTCGAGTCGGCCACGACGTACTCGTACCTCGACGGCGTGCCGATGTCGCTCGGGCTCGACATGCAGCTGCCACCCGTGCCGGTGGATCCGTCGGAGGTCGAGATCGAGCTCGGGCGCGGCGCGCTCGCCGAGGAGCTGCGCAGCCTCGGGCTGCCCGCCACCGCCGACCTGGCGCTCTGGGGCGAGGGGCTCGGCGCCACGTTCCAGGTGCCCCGCTCGATCACCGAGCGCGTCGAGGCCGGTTCGTGAGCGCGGTCGACGGCGGGGCACCGGCGCTCCCGCCCACGATGGAGCGCATCGTGCTGCGGCGCCGGCCCGAGGGCCTGGTGACGTGGGACGACGTCGAGCTCGTCACCGTCGACCTGCCGGAGCTCGCCGAGGGCGAGGCGCTGCTGCACAACGAGGTGATGGCGATCGACGCCTCGGTGCGGTCGTGGCTCAGCCCGGCGAAGGGCTACCTGCCGCCGGTCGAGATCGGGGAGGCGGTGCGGTGCTCGTCGGCCGGCCGCATCGTGGCCTCCCGCTGCGACGCCTACGCCGTCGGCGACGTCGTGACCTCGCTCGCGGGCTGGGAGGAGTACTCGATCGTCCGCGACGACCTGTTCACCACGTGGCTGTCGGAGCCCGACCCCGGCTACGACACCACCGGCTACCTGTCGCTGTACGGCTCCACCGGCTGCACCGCCTACATCGGGATGGTCGAGGTCGGCCGCGTCGCGGAGGGCGACACGGTCGTCGTGTCGGCCGCCGCCGGTGCCACCGGGTCGATCGCGGCGCAGATCGCCAAGCTGCACGGCGCCCGCGTGATCGGGATCGCCGGGAGCGACGAGAAGTGCGCGTGGCTCCTCGACGAGCTCGGCCTCGACGGGGCGATCAACCACCGCACCGAGGACGTCTCGGCCCGCATCAAGGAGCTGGGCCCGCGCGTCGACCTGTTCTTCGACAACGTCGGCGGACCGGTGCTCGACGCCGTGCTCAGCCGGCTGGCCATGCACGCCCGGGTCGTGCTGTGCGGCGCGATCTCGACCTACAACGACACCGAGAAGGCGCCTGGTCCGTCCAACTACCTGCAGCTGATCCAGCAGCGCGCGTCCATGACCGGCTTCCTGTCGCTCGACGACATCCCGCGCTTCGGCGAGATCGGCGAGCACCTCCGGCGCTGGGAGCGCGAGGGCCGGCTCCGCTACCACGCCGACCTGTACGACGGCCTGCGCTCGTCGGTCGACGCGCTGAACGCGATGTTCACCGGCGCCAACACCGGCAAGGTGGTCATCCGCCTCGCCGACCCCGCCTGACCCGCCCCACCCCGGTTTCTGACGCCACAGGGTGGGCTCCGTGACGCATGGGTGACACGAGAACCCGACATCGGGGTTTCTGACGCCACAGAGTGGGCTCCGTGACGCATGGATGGCGTCAGAAACGGGGGCTGGGGGTCAGAAACGGGGTTCGGGGGTCAGAAGCGGGGGCCGGGGGTCAGTCGTCGGGGCGGGGGCGCCGGCGCTGCTGCTTCACCTCGCCGCGCTGGCGCTTCGTGTCGAGCCGCCGCCGCTGGGAGGCACGCGTCGCCCGGGTGGCGCGCCGCGTCCGCTGCGGGACGAGCGCGGCGCGCAGCCGTCCCGCCATGCGCTCCCGGGCGATCGCCCGGTTGCGCAGCTGGGACCGCTCCTCGTCGACCACGACGGTGAGCTCGGGACCGAACCGCCCGACGAGCACGTCGCGCTGGTGATCGCTGAGCGCGGCGCACGAGGCCAGGTCCAGGCGCAGCTCGACCCGCGTGCGGGAGCGGTTGGCGTGCTGGCCGCCGGGCCCGCCCGAGGTGGTGAAGCGCTCCTGCAGGTCGGCTGCGGGAATCTCGAGCCCCGGTCGGACCTGCAGCGGTTCGTCGGGCTCGGCCACCGCCCGAGGGTACCGTCGCCGCCATGGAAGGCCCCGACCCCCGTCGCCCGACGATCCGCTCACCGGCGCGCTCGAGGAGCTCGACGCCTCGGCGCGGGCGTACCTCGACCTGCTCCAGCGCTGCCTGACCCGGGAGGCGTTCCTCGACCAGGAGTGGTGGGACGCCGACCTCCGCGAGTGGCCCGGCGGGCGCGACGAGGTGCTGCCGATCCTCCGCGAGCACGACTGGCGCGTCGTCCGCCGGGGCGATCCCGAGGCCCGGGCCGAGGGGCGCGACTGGCCGCCGACCGCCGAGACGATGATCGGCACCGCCCGGCTCGACAACGTCGTCCGGTGCTGCGCGCGGGCCGTCCTCGACGGCGTCCCCGGAGACCTCGTCGAGACGGGGGTCTGGCGCGGCGGGGCGACGATCCTCATGCGGGGCGTGCTGCGCGCCCTCGACGACGAGGCGCGC includes:
- the fabR gene encoding HTH-type transcriptional repressor FabR; translation: MTQRSREQPSREQGGPAPLGTGAAPVRRGDGPAQDEAAPPRPRAEPRERQKARTRRAILDAALRLLGGERSFTSLSLRELTKEAGLSPAAFYRHFDTMEALGLALVDESFATLRRTMRDIRTEPAGTSHLVRTSVDTFLGYVLTHEEHFRFIAKERYGGSTTLRTAIRQEVRLFTSELATDLARWATLTSVSTGDLQLLAGLVVQAVMFATELTLDTDPDDDERLAAIADDATRQLLMVLVGMDRWRSES
- a CDS encoding cation:proton antiporter codes for the protein MTGETATSLLLIALAAVLAPVLSELVARWRIPSVLFELLLGIVIGPAVLGLAEVDGFVDGLSTLGLAFLFYVAGYELDLRRIKGEPFNRAATGWVVTVVLGLGVAGVLVATGFVLSELLIGLALTTTAIGTLLPMLQDRGLVGTRFGDLLVSAGAVGEFGPVLAVTIFLGTSSPTTEGLLLIVFVLLALGLAWIVERPRPPRFVEVMERHLESSSQLPVRVVILLTTAMVVVAVHLGLDMLLGAFAAGLIGRVLFPPDQSKLLGTKLQSIGFGFLIPVFFIVSGMQFDLDALTSSWDVAARVPLFLALFLVVRGLPAMVVYRRTLPTRQRVALGVLQSTTLPLLVVITQIGLETKDMRPSNAAALVGAGMLSVLVLPIVGFAVLGERPDERSDVSSPSASDPSRPAP
- a CDS encoding Flp family type IVb pilin, whose product is MSGIRAALSGRLRARATADERGATLVEYAVIVAVFILPAWGGISFLNDTAKTEMGTVAAGVASPRSTTTAPDEEESTTTTTTTTTTTTTTTTTTPPTTTTTRPPTTTTTTPPTTTTTKPPTTTTTIPKATTTAPALTTGTYKNRGKNYWEVDGTVTVKANGKAVSGATVTLKVERYDSAEKRWVTVSSALEVTTSSSGVASFNVRDLDTNDSQLRVTITDVEGTGITWTASSSDTSTVNDPY
- a CDS encoding acetoacetate decarboxylase family protein — translated: MDDRDWGELDGVAIRFPMVVEEMRSATLTFTVPIGPARALLPGDAFEVLEVAPDRAMLVIALCDYVRNPWGDYDEVNLGLLVHPVGHPELAGAFQWRMPVDQEFTCKAGNLVMGLPKTVEDLTFDYSAGPGEGTVTVRLVMSDEPAGSTTLLVRLPRPSVEGVEPAVESATTYSYLDGVPMSLGLDMQLPPVPVDPSEVEIELGRGALAEELRSLGLPATADLALWGEGLGATFQVPRSITERVEAGS
- a CDS encoding NADP-dependent oxidoreductase — translated: MERIVLRRRPEGLVTWDDVELVTVDLPELAEGEALLHNEVMAIDASVRSWLSPAKGYLPPVEIGEAVRCSSAGRIVASRCDAYAVGDVVTSLAGWEEYSIVRDDLFTTWLSEPDPGYDTTGYLSLYGSTGCTAYIGMVEVGRVAEGDTVVVSAAAGATGSIAAQIAKLHGARVIGIAGSDEKCAWLLDELGLDGAINHRTEDVSARIKELGPRVDLFFDNVGGPVLDAVLSRLAMHARVVLCGAISTYNDTEKAPGPSNYLQLIQQRASMTGFLSLDDIPRFGEIGEHLRRWEREGRLRYHADLYDGLRSSVDALNAMFTGANTGKVVIRLADPA
- the arfB gene encoding alternative ribosome rescue aminoacyl-tRNA hydrolase ArfB translates to MAEPDEPLQVRPGLEIPAADLQERFTTSGGPGGQHANRSRTRVELRLDLASCAALSDHQRDVLVGRFGPELTVVVDEERSQLRNRAIARERMAGRLRAALVPQRTRRATRATRASQRRRLDTKRQRGEVKQQRRRPRPDD